The Oenococcus kitaharae DSM 17330 region CTAATTCATCACCGAGAACAGAAGTAGGTACTGTTGATGTTCGCTTGGTTGCAATTATTTCGGGAATATCACCAGAAAAAACAAGGGGAGCCCTTGACCTTGTCTCTGGATTCGTCGTTAGAGTTCTTGTATTACAAAAATGATTTATTAAGGTTGCAAGGACTAGTAAATTTATTAATTTTAATTTTTCAGGTTCCGTTTTTGTTCTCGTTTCCCTTGCTGATTCGCCTTATTGGTTTGCTCTTTGGTTTCTGGTTGCTATTTAAGGATATTAAGTATTTCCATAAACTGCGCTTGTTCTTCCGCTTTAAATTCAGTTATGAAGCCGATTTGCTGACAATGGCCTATGAACAAGGATTAGCTCACTCCAAATTTATGTATCGGATCGAAGAAAACCTTTTTCATTTTCGTATTTTCAAAGATTACACGCCTGAGTTAGCCAAAGTAGAGGCTCTAGATAAGCCCCTTATGGCTACCTTGAACCTGCCGTTAAAGTCAAAAATAGTAAATGAACAATCAGTAGATTATTATTTCCAGCTTAAGAAACCAGAACGTCTTGTGTATAACCCTCAAGCTTCGGAATTGACCGATGATTTAGCTTTAGCCATTAATCTTGGCTATGGCATGGTTTACAATCCAGCAAAGGCTCCGCATATCCTCGTCTCTGGAGGTACTGGTTCGGGAAAATCTGTGTTCATTTCATTTTTAGTTTTGGAATTGCTCAAACGAAAATCTGATTTATATGTCGTGGACCCGAAACACAGTGACTTGTCAGCTCTCAAATCATATTTGCCTGATGGCCATGTTGCCACATCCTTAAATGAAATAGCC contains the following coding sequences:
- a CDS encoding FtsK/SpoIIIE domain-containing protein — encoded protein: MYYKNDLLRLQGLVNLLILIFQVPFLFSFPLLIRLIGLLFGFWLLFKDIKYFHKLRLFFRFKFSYEADLLTMAYEQGLAHSKFMYRIEENLFHFRIFKDYTPELAKVEALDKPLMATLNLPLKSKIVNEQSVDYYFQLKKPERLVYNPQASELTDDLALAINLGYGMVYNPAKAPHILVSGGTGSGKSVFISFLVLELLKRKSDLYVVDPKHSDLSALKSYLPDGHVATSLNEIAKATRLVVEEMQRRYDEMNAPENFKYGSNFQGHNYRSVWLLFDELAGFQAMGATKEARSTIQEVMNNLTQIVLLGRQAGCFLLFSAQQMNSNTLPTELRDNLGCRIALGANSSEGYRMVFGGHIPEVIPQTSVKGSGLIYIDGTGKQEAEYWEAPFMDMKKFNFLDEIKKLCDLTNSSEDLASNKNAL